One genomic segment of Streptomyces sp. RKND-216 includes these proteins:
- a CDS encoding adenosylmethionine--8-amino-7-oxononanoate transaminase has product MPEPFTGGGHPVGGGGLTASELLALDRRHVWHPYGPMPGREEPLLVESASGVRLRLAEPVEGRRELVDGMSSWWSAVHGYNHPVLNAAVTEQLGRMSHVMFGGLTHGPAVRLSRRLVDITPEGLEHVFLADSGSVSVEVALKMCLQYQRSRGQPRRQRLLTWRGGYHGDTWNPMSVCDPDGGMHGLWAGVLPRQVFADAPPSGFDAAVDPVYAAHLRELVARHADELAAVIVEPVVQGAGGMRFHSPGYLRVLREACDEHDVLLVLDEIATGFGRTGALFASGHAGIAPDVLCVGKALTGGYLTMAATLCTSRVAEGISRGEVPVLAHGPTFMGNPLAAAVADASLDLLLGQDWAAEVARVESGLRAGLEPVRALPGVRDVRVLGAVGVVQLDDPVDTAAAGRAAVREGVWLRPFRDTVYTMPPYVTGDEDVARVCAGVRAAVAASVEATGATGTAR; this is encoded by the coding sequence ATGCCTGAGCCGTTCACCGGAGGAGGCCACCCCGTCGGCGGAGGCGGGCTCACGGCGTCCGAACTGCTGGCGCTGGACCGGCGCCACGTGTGGCACCCGTACGGGCCGATGCCCGGGCGGGAGGAGCCGCTGCTGGTGGAGTCCGCGTCGGGTGTGCGGCTGCGGCTGGCCGAGCCGGTGGAGGGCCGCCGTGAGCTGGTGGACGGCATGTCGTCGTGGTGGTCGGCCGTCCACGGCTACAACCACCCGGTGCTCAACGCCGCCGTGACCGAGCAGCTGGGGCGGATGAGCCACGTGATGTTCGGCGGGCTGACGCACGGGCCGGCGGTGCGGCTGAGCAGGCGGCTGGTCGACATCACCCCCGAGGGGCTGGAGCACGTCTTCCTCGCCGACTCCGGTTCGGTGTCGGTGGAGGTCGCGCTCAAGATGTGTCTGCAGTACCAGCGGTCCCGGGGCCAGCCGCGCCGGCAGCGGCTGCTGACCTGGCGAGGTGGCTACCACGGCGACACGTGGAACCCGATGTCGGTGTGCGATCCGGACGGCGGTATGCACGGCCTGTGGGCCGGGGTACTGCCCCGTCAGGTGTTCGCGGACGCGCCGCCGTCCGGCTTCGACGCCGCGGTGGACCCGGTGTACGCCGCGCACCTGCGGGAGTTGGTGGCGCGGCACGCGGACGAACTGGCCGCGGTGATCGTGGAACCGGTGGTGCAGGGCGCGGGCGGCATGCGCTTCCACTCCCCCGGCTATCTGCGGGTGCTGCGGGAGGCGTGCGACGAGCACGACGTGCTGCTGGTGCTGGACGAGATCGCCACCGGCTTCGGCCGTACGGGCGCACTGTTCGCTTCCGGGCACGCCGGGATCGCGCCGGACGTGCTGTGTGTGGGCAAGGCCCTGACGGGCGGCTACCTGACGATGGCGGCGACGCTGTGCACGTCGCGGGTGGCCGAGGGGATCTCGCGGGGCGAGGTGCCGGTGCTCGCGCACGGACCGACGTTCATGGGGAATCCGCTGGCGGCGGCGGTCGCCGACGCTTCGCTGGATCTGCTGCTCGGGCAGGACTGGGCGGCGGAGGTCGCACGGGTGGAGTCGGGGCTGCGCGCCGGTCTTGAGCCGGTACGGGCACTGCCCGGGGTGCGGGACGTGCGGGTGCTCGGTGCCGTCGGGGTGGTGCAGCTGGACGACCCGGTGGACACCGCCGCGGCCGGGCGGGCGGCCGTACGCGAGGGCGTGTGGCTGCGTCCGTTCCGCGACACGGTGTACACGATGCCTCCCTACGTGACCGGCGACGAGGACGTGGCACGCGTCTGTGCCGGCGTACGGGCGGCCGTGGCCGCCTCGGTGGAGGCCACGGGCGCAACGGGGACGGCGCGATGA